The sequence TATGAACGGTTTCCGTCGCCCGAAGATTGAGAACGCCCGCATCCAGCGAAGCGGTAATACCACCCTGTTCGGCGGCGAGCGGACCTGCGCTCATCAGCATGACCGCAAAAAGCGGCAGGGAAAATCTCGAAAATAGCATAATCGCTCCTGAATGACCGGAGGGCCTGAAATACGGGGCCGTTGCGGGCATTAGAGATGATTATGGTAAATGATCGGTTTATTTTACGAAAAATACCACTTTAAGTGCGGGTGTACTTTAGTGATTACTTTATCAGAAGGCGGAAATCAGGCTGGAATACTCTGCTTTACTGTCGTGGCCTGTGAAGACAGCCTTGCTGCCTTCCATCCGCACCTTGCCCTCTGCGAGCCGTTTCAGGGTGAGCGGATAAAGCTGGTGCTCGACGGTCAGGATGCGGGCCGCGAGTGTCTCGGCCGTGTCGTCCGGAACAACCGGTACGGCGCCCTGGGCGATTGTCGGGCCTTCATCCATGCCTTCGGTGACGAAATGCACGGTGCAGCCGGAAATCTTCATGCCGCTGTCAATGGCGCGCTGATGGGTGTGCAGGCCGGGGAAAAGCGGCAGCAGGGAAGGGTGGATATTGATGATGCGGCCTTCATAGGGAGCGATGAAATCCCCCGATATCAACCGCATGTAACCGGCAAGGCAGATGATATCCGGCGCGATTTCGCCAAGTGCGGCCAGAATGGCGCCCTCATGCTCGGCCTTGCTGGCATAGGTCTTGCGCTCGAAGACGAGCGTCGGAATGCCGAGTTCCCGGGCTTTTTCCAGCCCGCCCGCAGAAGCCTTGTCCGAGATCACACAGGCGATTTCAGCCGGAAAATCCGCTGCCTGACAGGCCTTGGCCAGCGACACCATGTTGGAGCCGCCGCCGGAGATGAAAACGACGACACGCTTGCGGCCGGACGACAGGGCGGCGCGCATCATAGGCCAAGCGCGCCCTTGTAGATCGTGCCATGCGCGCCTTCTTTGCGGGCGACCATGCGGCCGAGCGGGAAAACCGTTTCGCCTTCCGCCGTCAGCGCATCGGTGACCTTGCCGGCATTTTCAGCCGAAACAACCACGATCATGCCGACGCCGCAGTTGAAGGTGCGCAGCATTTCCTTCGCTTCAACGCCGCCGGTTTTCGCCAGCCATGAGAAGACGGCGGGAACCTTGATCGCGTCGAGATCGATTTCGGCAGCGAGATGCTTTGGCAGAACGCGCGGAATATTCTCCGGGAAACCGCCGCCGGTAATATGCGCCAGCGCCTTCAGCGCGCCGGTCTCGCGGATTGCCTTCAAAAGCGGCTTCACATAGATGCGGGTCGGTGTCAGCAGCGCTTCGCCAAGTTTCTTGCCCTCGGCGAAGGGGGCAGGCGCGTCCCAGTCGAGGCCGGAGACCGATACGATCTTGCGCACCAGCGAAAAGCCGTTGGAGTGAACGCCGGAAGAGGAGAGGCCGAGAATGACGTCGCCTTCGGCAATGTCGCCGGCCGGCAGAAGCTGGCCGCGTTCGGCCGCACCCACGGCAAAGCCCGCGAGATCGTAGTCACCATCGGAATACATGCCGGGCATTTCGGCGGTTTCGCCGCCGATCAGCGCACAGCCGGATTCGCGGCAGCCGGCGGCGATGCCGGAAACGATGGCCGCACCCTGGTCGGGGTCGAGCTTTCCGGTTGCGAAATAATCGAGGAAGAACAGCGGCTCCGCGCCCTGAACGACAAGGTCGTTGACGCACATGGCGACGAGGTCGATGCCGACGGTATCGTGATAGCTGGCGTCGATGGCGATCTTCAGCTTGGTGCCGACGCCGTCATTGGCGGCCACCAGAACCGGATCGGTGAAGCCTGCGGCCTTCAGGTCGAACAGGCCGCCGAAGCCGCCGATTTCGCCATCCGCACCGGGGCGTCGTGTCGAGCGCACCGCCGGTTTGATCTTCTCGACCATCAGATTGCCGGCGTCGATATCCACACCTGCGTCACTATAGGTAAGACCGTTCTTGCCCGACTGGCTCATGGCTCTCGTCTCCGCTGGTTCCGTTCGCGTCGCCATTCGCACGGGACGGGGCCTGATGCAAGGGTTTGAGTGGCAAAAGCTCCGGTTTTTAACGGCTTTGGCGGGGCTTGCCGGATTGGGTGGTCACGATGGCCGCGGCGCGGCGCGACAGACCAGATTGAGCAGGCCGTCATTGGAGGTATCGGAATTTTCCGCGATCGGCCGACCGTTTTCACCGTAGCGCCCGACAATCTCGAAGCCCGCCGCCTCCAGCTGGCGGGTCTGGGCGGCAAGGTCGATGAAATAGAACAGGCCGCTCCAGCGGTGCGCCTGATCGGCCAGAATTGCATATTCCGGTGTCCGCCGTGTCGAAGGCTGCAGGCGCAGATAGTTGATCCAGCTTTGCGGATGCAGCGAATTCACCACCTCGCGCGGGTGCCAGGAACGCCGATGCAGCGGCATGCCGCCGGCCCGCCTCCATTGCCGGTTATGAAACGAAAAGATGAAGTAACCGCCCGGTGACAGGATGTTTCGGACGGCTTGGATGATGGCAAGCCGGTCCTCATGGCCGAAGGCGCTCAAGATCGCGAGCGCGCCGAGCACGCAATCGAAACGCTCCGCGCCGAACTGGCCGATTGCCCGCACATCCATATCGAGAAACGTGGCGGTGGGAAAATTGCGCCGCGCGAGCGCCAGCATGGGTTGGGAACGGTCGATACCGATATATTCACCCACCAGCGGCAGAAGCGGCTTTGTCGTCCGGCCGGTGCCGACGCCGAGGTCAAGCAGCCGCTTGCCCGCATAGGCATGGCGAAACTGGTCGAGAATGATGCGTTCGGCCGGGTAAAGCTGCTGGTTGTCGTACCATTCGGCAACTTCGGGGTTGTCGAAAAGACCGGCATTATATTCCGCGATGCCATTTTCACTGGTGCCTTGCATCGTGCCTCCGGCCATCGGGCATGACGGAGCGTAGCGGGCTCGCCCGATAATATTTGATATTTGTCCAAGACTATCCGCCGGTCAACCTGCCGTTGCGGCAGAAGGTCCCGGAAAGGCGGTTTTTTGCGCGCGGGAGGCTTTCGCGCCAAAAAACGCCGGTGAACCTGCGGGGCGCAGCCGCCTGTGCGCTGCAAGGCCGGTCTTGACCATATGCATATGGGCGTCCTATCTCCATCATGGGCGGTGACGGCACGGCGACAAGAGGATGAATGAATGCAACCCCATGTGAGCGGTACGAACCTGCGCCGGCAGGTGTTTTTCTGGATCGGCGTGCTCGCCGTCTTTGTCCTTTTCCTGATGGTCTTCAGTTCCATTCTCCTGCCCTTCGTGGCGGGCATGGCGCTTGCCTATTTTCTCGATCCGGTTGCCGACTGGCTGGAGCGGCGAGGCCTGAGCCGGTTGATGGCCACCGTCGTTATCCTCGTCTCCTTCGTGCTGATTTTCGCCCTGTCGCTCATCATCATCATTCCTTTGATCGCCGCCCAGGCCTCGGAATTCATCACGCGCATCCCGCAATATATCTCGTCGTTGCAGCAGCTGATCGCCGGTGCGGATACCAACCTCCTGCCGGACTGGGTCAGCAACCAGATCGATGCGGTGAAGGAGAACTTCTCCAAGCTCCTGACCGAAGGTGCAGGCTTCATCGGCACCCTGCTGACGCAGATATGGAACTCCGGCAAATCGCTGGTTGATGTCGTGTCGCTTCTGGTGGTCACGCCCGTTGTGGCCTTTTACCTGCTGCTCGACTGGGACCGCATGATCGACAAGGTCGACAGCTGGATACCGCGCGATTACGTGCATACCGTTCGCCAGATCGCCCGCGACATGGACAAGACCATTGCCGGCTTCGTGCGCGGGCAGGGGTCGCTCTGCATCATTCTCGGTGTTTATTACGCCGTCGGCCTGTCGCTGGTGGGTTTGAATTTCGGCCTGCTGATCGGCCTTTTCTCCGGCCTCATCAGCTTCATTCCCTATATCGGTTCCATGGTCGGCCTCATCCTTGCCGTCGGCGTCGCCATCGTGCAGTTCTGGCCGGACTATATCTATGTGTTTCTGACGCTCGTCGTGTTCTTTTCCGGCCAGTTCATCGAAGGCAACATCCTGCAGCCGAAGCTTGTCGGCAAAAGCGTCGGCCTGCATCCGGTGTGGCTGATGTTCGCCCTGTTCGCCTTTGGCGCGCTGTTCGGTTTCGTCGGCCTGCTGGTCGCGGTGCCGGCGGCGGCCGCTGTCGGTGTGCTTGTCCGCTTCGCCCTGTCGCGGTATCTTGAAAGCGATCTTTACCACGGGCATGCCGCCAACCTTCCCTGGGACACCAATTCTGCCCTGGAAGAAGGGGAAACGTCCTCCGGCAAGGTTGACTCTCAGAGCTGACGATGACTGACCAAATCAAAACCGACAACGCCCGGTCGAAGGCCGAGCAGCTGCCGCTCGCATTCTCGCACCAGCCCGCCTCCGGCAGGGACGATCTTCTCGTGTCCGCATCGCTTGAGGCCGCCGTCAGCCTCGTCGATGAATGGCCGAACTGGCGCGCGCCGGTCGTCGTGCTGGCCGGGCCGCCGGGCTCGGGAAAGTCGCACCTTGCCAATATCTGGAAGAACATCGCCGGCGCCCGCGATATCCACCCGCAGGCCGGCGCGGACGCCGCACGCGTGGCCGAGAGCGGAGCCGTTCTTTTCGAGGATGCCGACCGCCGCGGTTTTGACGATACCGAACTGTTCCATGTCATCAACAGCGTGCGCCAGCACGGCACGACGCTTTTGATGACAAGCCGGCAATGGCCGGCCGCATGGCCGGTGACGCTGCCGGACCTGCGTTCGCGCCTGAAGGCCGTGACGGTGGTGGAGACCGGTGAGCCGGACGAGGGGCTGCTGGCGCAGGTGCTGGTAAAACTCTTCGCCGACCGGCAGCTTTACATGGATGACAAACTCATAGGTTACATCGTCAACAGAATGGAGCGTTCGCTCGATACGGCGCAGATGATCGTGGAGCGGATCGACAGGCTGGCGCTGGCGCGCGGAACGAGAATAACACGCCCGCTGGCGGCGGAGGTCCTCAATGCGATGGACAGCGCAGCGGCAGGCCCCGGGCTGGACGTCGATTGACTGTCACAGTTCCGTCGTCAAACTGTTATACGGGCAAGAAGGACGATCACGCGATGCAACAGGATCACGGATTGGAAATTGGTCAGGGGATGGAACAGGGCATGGACGCTATCGCGCAGGAAGACTTCAACAAGGTTCAGCCGGTGACCGAGGGCGAGAGCCTGTGGGACAGCCCTGCACGTTTCGTCAACCGCGAATTCTCCTGGCTCCAGTTCAATCGCCGCGTTCTCGAGGAAACGCTGAACACGGATCATCCGCTGCTGGAGCGGCTGCGCTTCCTGTCCATTTCTGCCGCCAACCTCGATGAATTCTTCATGGTCCGCGTCGCCGGCCTCGAAGGCCAGGTGCGCCAGAAGATCACCGTCAAGACGCCCGACGGCAAGACGCCGGCCGAGCAGCTGGAAGACATTCTGAAGGAAATCGACAACCTGCAGATGGAGCAGCAGGCCTCGCTTGCCGTTCTGCAGCAATATCTCGCCAAGGAAGAAATCTTCATCGTGCGCCCCGCCGCGCTGTCGGATGCGGACCGCACCTGGCTGGAAACGGAGTTCGAGGAACGTATGTTCCCGGTGCTGACGCCGCTCTCCATCGACCCGGCGCACCCGTTCCCCTTCATTCCCAATCTCGGCTTTTCCATGGGCCTGCAGCTCGACAGCGTCAACGGCCGCGAGCCGATGACGGCACTCCTGCGCCTGCCGCCGGCGCTCGACCGTTTCGTGCGCCTGCCGGATGACAAGAACGCCATCCGCTATATTACGCTCGAAGACGTGGTCGGCCTGTTCATTCACCGGCTCTATCCCGGTTACACCGTGCGCGGTTCCGGCACGTTCCGCATCATCCGCGACAGCGATATCGAGGTGGAGGAAGAGGCGGAAGATCTGGTCCGTTTCTTCGAAAGCGCGCTGAAGCGCCGCCGCCGCGGTTCCGTCATCCGCATCGAGACCGACAGCGAAATGCCGCAGTCGCTCAGGCAATTCGTCGTGCATGAGCTTGGCGTGCCCGACAATCGTGTTGCCGTTCTGCCCGGTCTTCTTGCGCTCAACACCATCTCGGAAATCGTGCGTGCGCCGCGCGACGACCTGAAGTTCGAACCCTATAACGCCCGTTTCCCCGAGCGTGTGCGCGAACATGCCGGCGATTGCCTCGCCGCGATCCGCGAAAAGGACATGGTGGTTCACCACCCCTATGAGAGCTTCGACGTTGTCGTGCAGTTCCTGCTGCAGGCGGCCCGCGACCCCGATGTGCTCGCCATCAAGCAGACGCTCTACCGCACCTCCAATGACAGCCCGATCGTTCGCGCGCTGATCGATGCGGCCGAAGCCGGCAAGTCCGTCACCGCGCTGGTCGAACTGAAGGCACGCTTCGACGAAGAGGCGAATATCCGCTGGGCGCGCGACCTGGAGCGCGCCGGCGTGCAGGTCGTCTTCGGCTTCATCGAACTCAAGACCCATGCCAAGATGTCGATGGTGGTGCGCCGCGAGGATGGCAAGCTCAGAACCTATTGCCACCTCGGCACCGGCAACTATCACCCGATCACGGCCAAGATTTACACCGACCTGTCCTTCTTCACCTGCAACCCGAAGATCGCCCATGACATGGCGAATATCTTCAACTTCATCACGGGTTACGGCGAGCCGGAAGAGGGCATGAAGCTGGCCGTTTCGCCCTATACGCTGCGCGCCCGCATCGTGAAGCACATCAATGAAGAGATCGAGCATGCCAAGCGCGGCGCGCCGGCGGCGATCTGGATGAAGATGAATTCGCTGGTCGATCCCGAGATCATCGACACGCTCTACCGCGCCAGCGCGGCGGGCGTGGAGATCGATCTCGTCGTGCGCGGCATCTGCTGCCTGCGCCCGCAGGTGCCCGGCCTCTCGGACAATATCCGCGTCAAATCGATCGTCGGCCGCTTCCTCGAGCACAGCCGCATCTTCTGCTTCGGTAACGGTTTCGGCCTGCCGTCGGACAAGGCGCTGGTCTATATCGGCTCGGCCGACATGATGCCGCGCAACCTTGATCGGCGCGTGGAAACGCTGGTACCGCTTACCAATCCCACCGTGCATGAGCAGGTTCTTTCACAGATTATGCTGGGCAATCTCATTGACAACCAGCAGAGCTACGAGATACTTGCGGACGGAACGTCGAGGCGCATCGAGGTGCGTAAAGGCGAAGAACCGTTCAACGCGCAGCACTATTTCATGACCAATCCCAGCCTTTCCGGACGTGGTGAAGCCCTGAAATCCAGTGCGCCCAAATTGATTGCCGGGTTGATTTCTTCCCGCAAGAAACAGGCTGAATGACTCGATCAGAAGCACAGGGGCGGCTGACCGGCCTTGCCCCCGTTTCCGTCATAGATATTGGTTCGAACTCCGTTCGTCTCGTCGTATATGAAGGTCTCTCCCGCGCGCCCGCCGTGCTGTTCAACGAAAAGGTCCTCTGCGGTCTCGGCAAAGGGCTGGCGCTTACGGGCAGGATGCATGAAGAAGGTGTCAGCCGGGCGCTGATGGCGCTGAGACGCTTCCATGCGCTTTCCGAACAGGCGCAGGCGCAGGAACTCTACGTGCTGGCGACCGCCGCGGCGCGTGAAGCGGAAAACGGCCCGGATTTCATCCGCGAGGCCGAAGCCATTCTCGGTTGTGAAATCGAGGTATTGTCCGGCGAGAAGGAAGCGCTTTATTCCGCCTATGGGGTGATCAGCGGTTTCCACGATCCGGACGGCATCGCGGGCGATCTGGGCGGTGGTTCGCTCGAACTCATCGACATCAAGGGCAAGAGCTGCGGCGAGGGCATTACCCTGCCGCTCGGTGGCCTGAGGCTTTCCGAACAATCCGATGGCTCGCTGGAAAAAGCAGCCACCATTGCCAGGAAACACGTCAAATCCTTCGCAAAGCTGCTGACGGCGGGCGAGGGGCGCACCTTTTATGCGGTGGGTGGCACCTGGCGAAACATCGCCAAGCTGCACATGGAAATCACCGGTTATCCGCTGCATATGATGCAGGGATATGAATTGCCGCTGGAGGAAATGCTGAATTTTCTGGAAGAGGTCATTCTCTCCAGGGACAGCAAGGACCCGGCGTGGCAGGCGGTTTCCAAGAGCCGCCGCTCGCTTCTGCCTTTCGGCGCCATCGCCATGCGCGAGGTTCTGAAGGTGATGAAACCGGCGAAGATTGCCTTCTCCGCGCAGGGCGTGCGCGAAGGTTATCTCTATTCGCTGCTGACGGAAGCGGAACGGGATCTGGACCCGCTGCTGGTCACGGCCGATGAGCTTGCCATTCTGCGTGCCCGTTCGCCCGAACATGCGCGTGAACTGGCGGACTGGAGCGGCCGCACCTTTCCGGTCTTCGGCATCAACGAGACGGAAGAAGAGAGCCGTTACCGGCAGGCGGCCTGCCTGCTGGCCGATATCAGCTGGCGCGCCCATCCGGATTATCGCGGCCTGCAGGCGCTGAACATCATCGCCCATTCCTCCTTCGTCGCAATCACCCATCCGGGCCGAGCCTATATCGCGCTTGCCAATTATTATCGTTTTGAGGGACTGAACGACAACGGCACCACGGAGCCGCTTGCGGCCATGGCGGGAGAGCGCCTGCTCGAACTCGGCAAGTTGCTCGGCGGCCTGCTGCGTGTCGTTTACCTCTTCTCGGCCTCGATGCCGGGCGTCGTTGATCACCTGAAATTCCGCAAGTCCGATAATCCGGATCTCGATCTGGAATTTGTGGTGCCGCACGAATATTGCGATTTTGCCGGCGAGCGTCTGGATGGGCGTTTGCAGCAGCTGGCGAAGCTGACGGGCAAGCGGCTGGCATTCGTGTTCGAATAACGCAACGGCACGGTGTTATTTTGCGATGAAAAGGGTCGTGGGCGCAGGCTAGGACCAGCGCTCGCAAAAGGCTTCGATATCGTTTGACTGAAAATCGGCAAGACGCGCCATGATCGTCTCGAATGGCCAGTCCCACCAGGCGATGGAAGCAAGCTTCTCCGCGATCGATCGTGAAAAGCGCTCGCGAATGATTTTCGCGGGAACACCGCCGACGATGGTGTAGGGCTGCACGTCCCTGCTGACGACGGCGCCCGCTGCGAGTACGGCACCGTCGCCAATCTTTACGCCGGGCAAGACAATAACCCCGTGTCCGATCCAGACATCGTTCCCGATGACGGTGCGGTCCTGCTTTCGCTGGGCGAAAAAGGCATCGTCACGCACGGCAGTCGCGGAATAATATTCAGGACAATAGCTGAAACGATGCATGGATGGCCGGTCCATCGGATGGTTCGGCGCACCGATCCTGACCTCCGCCGCGATGGCGCAGAACTTTCCGATGGTGGCGTCACCTGCCATGCAACGGGGGCCAAGATAGGAATAATCGCCAAGCTCGACATTGTGCAGCGAGCTATCCGCCAGAATTTCGCAGCATCTGCCGATGTTTGAATCTCTGATGCTGGCCGTCGCGTGGACAACGGTTTCTGCAATTTTCGGGCGATTGAGTTGCGCGGTCGAATCCATTTCTGCCTCCGGATTTGCGCCTGCGTAACCGGGGATGATGAAGGGCCTGTGACGGCTGGGACAGCACAGGAGCCCGGTCGCGCCGGTTGCTCCATTTGAAGATGAATCGTGGGCGTCACGTCGTGTCGTGCAAAACCCTGCCTTCAGGCAGAAACGTTGGCAGAAGGAGGGCCGTCAGTCGCTCGAGGCATCCACCTGGCCTTTGCGCCAATAATGGTCGGATATGTTTTGAGCATTCCGGATGATGTGGGCGGCGATTTCAGGGTCTCCGCCCTCGAATGTTTCCCGGTCGGCTCCGCACAATAGCAGGAAGAGCTGCTGATGCGCCGTGGCGACAAGATATTCATAGGGTGGTGGCTCGATCTCTGAACCAATGGCCTGGAGTTCTTCCGCGGCCTTCCTGCTGGCCTGCTCAAGCGCCGCGTAAATTGCAGCCATCATTGCTTCTTGTGTCTGTTCAAATATGTCCTGCGCTTGCCGTTCGGCCGGTGTCAGGATGGGGCAGCTTTCATTCACGGGGCAATTCTCCTCTTGGTGCGCCTCGTTTCGCTGACCGATCATATGTCATGGATTGTGTCCGCATTGCGGGAAAAGCCGGGATCAATACATTTTTAAGTGGATTAACCGTGCCCCAGCGCCTTTCTGATGCAGGCGCTGAGATAGGCATATTGCAGCGGCGTGATCTTCGCCATCGCTTCCACGCGGGTGGAGGGTCTGTCCTGGTAACCGATCGGAATATCGAACTGGGCGAAGGTGAAATCCCAGCGGATCCCCTCAACGATATTATAGAAGTGGTCGGCGCCGCTGATTGCGGTCTTGGCAATCTCGCCACCAAAAATATCCTGAACCACCAGTGCGGTGACGCCACCCTGTCCCCGGGCGGGATTTTCGCGCGACCACAGGCTGCTGGTTTCGTCAGACCAGCTTTTCCTCAGCGCATAATAAAGTCGTTCGGCATGATCCTGCATAAGGGGTCTTTCCTGTTACGGAGCCGGGGTCCGGGTCAGGTATGATCTGAAGAGAAACGGAGCGCCGCGCCTTCTCCAGAGGCTGCGAGGACGCTCCGTCCTGTCGAACCTGCGCAGGGCGCAGGAGGACGCCGGAACGAATTCCGGCGCCACTATGCTTACTTGGCGTCGAGCAGGTCCTTGACTTCCAGCAGGACGAACTCGTTGTCGTCAGCCTTGTCCAGCGCACGGCCGGCCGAGAAGGGCAGGTTGTTGTCGTTGCCGACGATGATATGGGTGGCATCGACGCGGTCGACATTCTCGATGGTGACGAAAGGCATGTCGTAATAGCCGTCGCCGCCGCCCTGACGCTTCTTGTTATCAGGGTCGGAGATTTTCAGAAGATCGATATAGCCGATCTTGCGTGCGGCCTTGCCGACATTGGCGTCGTTGAACTCGATCTTGTAGATGCGCTTGACCTTGGAAGGCACGGCAAAGCAGTTTGCTTCCGGCTTCTTCGGATCGGCGCACGCCTTGTCGGCGGTGCCGGCGCCATTGTCACGTTCGATGACCAGCGCCGTGCTGTCGTCCAGCATGTTGAAGTCGCCGATGGCTTCGCCGCCCTGCGCCAGCGGATAGAGCCAGGTGCGGCCGGTCCATTCCTTCCTGGCGGTGTCGAGTTCGATGATGCGCAGCGCGGTCGCGCCGTCTTCGGTCTTTTCCACCTGGCCATCGGCCATGTAAAGCGGGCCTTCGAGAAGGCCGTAGAGCTTGGAGCCGTCCTTGGAAAGCGCCATGCCCTCATAACCGCCCGATCGCTTCAGGTTGAAGGCCGGCATTTTCTGCGTCGGGTTGCCGGGCAGGGCCAGGGTGGGGTGATCCGGAGACTTCACCTCGATGTCGCCAGCCTTGGTGGCGATGACGTCCGTCAGCTTGCCGTCGCGGGTGAATTTCAGGATGTAGGGGCCGAATTCCTCGCCCACCCAGAAACCGTCGGCGACGGGCTGAATGGATTCGACGTCGAAATCCGCGCCCGTCAGGTAACGCTTCTCGGTGCCTTCCAGAACGATGGGGAAGGGTGCCTTCATGTCCGGGTCGGAGAGGAACACGGTTTCAAGCGCGTTGACCTTGCCGGCGTCCCAGTCGAATTTCAGGTGGTGAAGCATCAGCATGGCGTCGCTGGAATTGAGCTTGGAACCGAAGCCGTTGTCGGAAAGGCTCCAGAAGCTGCCGTCGGGCATCGCCTTGATGCCGGAAAAGCCCTGCATCGCCTGGCCGTTGAACGGCATGGAAAGTCCGGTCAGGCGCACGCCATCCTTGCCGGGAACGGTGCCGGTACCTTCCGCGCGCTTGCGGTCGGCCGTCGTGAACTTGGCGGAGGTCTTGAGGTGTTCCGGCGCATCGGCGGGTGCCGCGATAATGGTGTTGGCCGGCAGGATGGCGTGGGAGACCAGCTTCGCCGGAAACTCCTTCTCAGCCGCGTAAGACGTGGTGGCAAGCGCGAGAACCGCGCAGGAGGCGAAAAGAATGTGCTTCATGATGGAGACCCCTCGATACCTGTTGAAGACAGGATTGAGGCGATAGGGTCGTCGCATGACAGGCAGGTGATTGTCGTTTGAAGCTTTGATGAATTTTGATGACGGCCGCCGGCGACAGCGGAATAGCATGGCCTTTTCCGGCGTATCCCCTCAGGCGGCGGAGGCCTGATACTGGCTGAGCGTACACACGCCCAGCGTCTGGCCCCGGCCCTTGACCGCATGTTCACCCAGATATTCGCTGCGCACGCCCTTGGGAAGCACCAGCTGATGGGCAAGGTCGGCGGAAATCAACACCGGGTGGCCGAGCATCTTGCTCAGTGATTCGAGACGCGAGGTCGTGTTCACCGTATCGCCGAAATAGGTGATCTTGTGGTGATCGACGCCGATTTCCGCTGTTATGACCGGCCCGCCATGGATGGCGAAGCGCAGGCGCGGCATTTCGCCGAAACGCGAGAGCCACATGTCACGCTTTTCCTCGATGGTCGCCTGAATGTCGAAAACGCAGCGCACGCAGGCGGCCCGCCGGATCGCCATGTGATAGGGCCAGGTGATGATGGCGGCATCGCCGATATAATCGTCGATGACACCGCCGTGTTTTCTCACCGGCGCGGCATAGCTCGCAAAGATTTCGCCGAGAAATTCCTGGGCCTTCAGGTCGCCATGCGTCTCGGCGAATGAGGTGGAGCCGACGAGATCGATGAAGATGAAGACGCGGTCCTCGCTGACAGGCCGGCGATAGCGCCCGAGAATGAGATCGATGAAGATGTCGCGCCCGAGAAGCTCACGCACGCGCATGATGAAGACGATGATGCCGCAGACGATGAGGGTGAAGACGAGCGTCTGCACCTCGGCATGCACCGCCCGTTTCCAGGTGCCGGGAAATATCCCGCTCAGCCACAGGATGGTGCCGCCAAGCCCGAAGCCGCAGAAGACGAGAACGGCATAGATGATGAGGCCGACGGCGATATAGACCGGCGTCGGCAGGGCGCTGACCCGCCGCGACAGGCCGGGCATGATGTAACCGCGCTCAAAAGCGAGGATGGGCGCGCAGGCGAACAGCGCATAGGTCGCGCCGATCAGCGCGCCGCCGCCATATTCCAGAAAGGCGTAGGCCACGCCGCTGCCGGCCACGGCAACGAAGAGCACCACGTAATCCAGAATGGGCAGCAATTTTCTCATGTCGGTTCTTGATCTCGGGAAGGGAAGGTCCGCCGCTCCCGTCGGCGAAGCTTCTATTGTGGTCATATGCGACATTAATGCGGAAAAAGCGCTGCAAAAAGTGACCTTTCGGTAAGGTCACATGAAGGATTGGAAAGGTTGTTGCCCTGTTGCCGCAAAACCGGCGCAGAGACGCTGCTACGTCTAATATGATGTTCTGTAATAGACCGTTTCAAGCGGGGATTGCGGCCGGTCGTCCGGTGAGCGGTTCGACCATTTGAGTGGAAAGGCGGCGAAACGCAGCCGGTTACCATCGATCCAGGCCCGGTCGAACAGCGTTTCCCCCTTGCGGGCGAAGGTGATGGCGGCGCAGGTCCGCCCGTCGACGTCGAATGGAATATTCTCCTTCCAGCCGCTCAAGCCGCAGCCGGTGCCTTTCGGGTCACCATTATAGTGCGCGACAACGTCGCCATCATTCGGCGTCATGGTGATGGCGCTAACGGTATGGGCAAAGAGCAGGCTGCCATGGTCTTTCAGCCCGCCATCCAGCGTGCCTTCGTAACGCACCTGCACCGTTGGCTGCTGGCAGCCATTGCGGGCATAGATCTGCGAGATGGCGTGCATGCGGCCGCCATGTATCGTGATGCGGGTGACGATGCCGTGCCGGTCGTTCCTGCCGATTGTCAGGCAATCGGTCGTCCATTCGCCCT comes from Rhizobium rhizogenes and encodes:
- the purN gene encoding phosphoribosylglycinamide formyltransferase; protein product: MMRAALSSGRKRVVVFISGGGSNMVSLAKACQAADFPAEIACVISDKASAGGLEKARELGIPTLVFERKTYASKAEHEGAILAALGEIAPDIICLAGYMRLISGDFIAPYEGRIINIHPSLLPLFPGLHTHQRAIDSGMKISGCTVHFVTEGMDEGPTIAQGAVPVVPDDTAETLAARILTVEHQLYPLTLKRLAEGKVRMEGSKAVFTGHDSKAEYSSLISAF
- the purM gene encoding phosphoribosylformylglycinamidine cyclo-ligase, with protein sequence MSQSGKNGLTYSDAGVDIDAGNLMVEKIKPAVRSTRRPGADGEIGGFGGLFDLKAAGFTDPVLVAANDGVGTKLKIAIDASYHDTVGIDLVAMCVNDLVVQGAEPLFFLDYFATGKLDPDQGAAIVSGIAAGCRESGCALIGGETAEMPGMYSDGDYDLAGFAVGAAERGQLLPAGDIAEGDVILGLSSSGVHSNGFSLVRKIVSVSGLDWDAPAPFAEGKKLGEALLTPTRIYVKPLLKAIRETGALKALAHITGGGFPENIPRVLPKHLAAEIDLDAIKVPAVFSWLAKTGGVEAKEMLRTFNCGVGMIVVVSAENAGKVTDALTAEGETVFPLGRMVARKEGAHGTIYKGALGL
- a CDS encoding class I SAM-dependent methyltransferase is translated as MQGTSENGIAEYNAGLFDNPEVAEWYDNQQLYPAERIILDQFRHAYAGKRLLDLGVGTGRTTKPLLPLVGEYIGIDRSQPMLALARRNFPTATFLDMDVRAIGQFGAERFDCVLGALAILSAFGHEDRLAIIQAVRNILSPGGYFIFSFHNRQWRRAGGMPLHRRSWHPREVVNSLHPQSWINYLRLQPSTRRTPEYAILADQAHRWSGLFYFIDLAAQTRQLEAAGFEIVGRYGENGRPIAENSDTSNDGLLNLVCRAAPRPS
- a CDS encoding AI-2E family transporter, encoding MQPHVSGTNLRRQVFFWIGVLAVFVLFLMVFSSILLPFVAGMALAYFLDPVADWLERRGLSRLMATVVILVSFVLIFALSLIIIIPLIAAQASEFITRIPQYISSLQQLIAGADTNLLPDWVSNQIDAVKENFSKLLTEGAGFIGTLLTQIWNSGKSLVDVVSLLVVTPVVAFYLLLDWDRMIDKVDSWIPRDYVHTVRQIARDMDKTIAGFVRGQGSLCIILGVYYAVGLSLVGLNFGLLIGLFSGLISFIPYIGSMVGLILAVGVAIVQFWPDYIYVFLTLVVFFSGQFIEGNILQPKLVGKSVGLHPVWLMFALFAFGALFGFVGLLVAVPAAAAVGVLVRFALSRYLESDLYHGHAANLPWDTNSALEEGETSSGKVDSQS
- the hdaA gene encoding DnaA regulatory inactivator HdaA; amino-acid sequence: MTDQIKTDNARSKAEQLPLAFSHQPASGRDDLLVSASLEAAVSLVDEWPNWRAPVVVLAGPPGSGKSHLANIWKNIAGARDIHPQAGADAARVAESGAVLFEDADRRGFDDTELFHVINSVRQHGTTLLMTSRQWPAAWPVTLPDLRSRLKAVTVVETGEPDEGLLAQVLVKLFADRQLYMDDKLIGYIVNRMERSLDTAQMIVERIDRLALARGTRITRPLAAEVLNAMDSAAAGPGLDVD